The Dehalogenimonas sp. 4OHTPN genome window below encodes:
- a CDS encoding DUF951 domain-containing protein translates to MVDFKLNDTLRLRKPHPCGGYEWKVFRIGADIGIICLTCDRRLLIPRFDLEKRFKNFISRGE, encoded by the coding sequence ATGGTCGATTTCAAGCTCAACGACACCCTGCGCCTGAGGAAGCCCCACCCCTGCGGCGGCTACGAGTGGAAGGTCTTCCGCATCGGGGCGGACATCGGCATCATCTGCCTCACCTGCGACCGCCGCCTTCTTATCCCCCGGTTCGACCTCGAGAAACGATTCAAAAATTTTATCTCCAGGGGCGAGTGA
- the obgE gene encoding GTPase ObgE, translating to MIDQAEIEIKSGNGGRGAVSFRREKFVPRGGPDGGDGGRGGDVILEADKDIGSLMKYRHQRHYAAADGGRGAGQRKSGKSGADVIVKLPIGTVIRDRDTGEVLADLSRHGERIVAAHGGKGGLGNSHFASSTNQAPRLAQTGAPGEAKVLSLELKLIADAGIIGLPNAGKSSLLAAISAARPKVADYPFTTLEPSLGVVDAGGRRWVVADVPGLIEGAHLGKGLGYQFLRHVARTRVLVHLLDGSSAEPVNDMVKINTELLLYDPLLSRKSQLVAVNKIDLPAVKARLPALKELFKAAGHRAIFVSAQSGEGIEGLLAELDAMLQQPVSADAAAEAPIKVFRPAPQREKVSVTRDADGYRVESDEFERLVAGSDTNDPEVRRQVLAELWRWGVGRAVRAAKIKPGEKLIIGKLELYW from the coding sequence TTGATAGATCAGGCGGAAATAGAAATCAAGAGCGGTAACGGCGGCAGAGGCGCCGTCAGTTTCCGGCGCGAGAAGTTCGTGCCCCGCGGCGGTCCCGACGGGGGTGACGGCGGCAGGGGCGGCGATGTCATTCTTGAAGCCGATAAAGATATCGGCAGCCTGATGAAATACCGCCACCAGCGCCATTACGCAGCGGCCGACGGAGGCCGGGGCGCCGGGCAGAGGAAATCAGGTAAAAGCGGCGCCGACGTGATTGTCAAACTGCCGATAGGCACCGTAATCCGCGACAGGGATACCGGCGAGGTACTGGCGGATCTATCGCGACACGGAGAGCGCATTGTCGCCGCGCACGGCGGCAAGGGCGGCCTAGGCAATTCCCACTTTGCCTCTTCGACCAACCAGGCCCCCCGCCTGGCGCAGACCGGGGCGCCCGGCGAAGCCAAAGTCCTGTCGCTCGAACTGAAACTGATCGCCGACGCCGGCATCATCGGTCTGCCCAACGCCGGCAAATCGTCGCTGCTAGCGGCAATCTCCGCTGCCCGTCCCAAGGTGGCGGACTACCCCTTCACCACTCTCGAGCCGTCGCTCGGTGTCGTCGACGCCGGCGGCCGCCGCTGGGTAGTCGCCGACGTGCCCGGACTCATCGAAGGCGCTCATCTGGGTAAAGGTCTGGGGTATCAATTCCTGCGCCATGTCGCCCGCACCCGGGTGCTGGTCCACCTGCTCGACGGTTCCTCGGCGGAACCGGTCAACGATATGGTCAAGATCAATACCGAGCTGCTGCTCTATGATCCGCTGCTGTCCCGAAAATCCCAACTTGTTGCCGTCAACAAAATAGATCTGCCGGCGGTCAAGGCGCGGCTGCCGGCGTTGAAAGAATTGTTCAAGGCCGCCGGGCATAGGGCGATATTCGTCTCGGCTCAATCCGGGGAAGGCATCGAAGGTCTTCTGGCCGAACTCGACGCGATGCTGCAGCAGCCTGTTTCAGCCGATGCCGCCGCCGAAGCGCCGATCAAGGTCTTCCGCCCGGCCCCGCAGCGGGAAAAAGTATCGGTCACACGGGACGCCGACGGCTATCGGGTCGAATCTGATGAATTTGAACGGCTGGTAGCCGGCTCTGACACCAACGACCCGGAGGTCCGGCGGCAGGTCCTGGCCGAGCTCTGGCGCTGGGGCGTGGGCCGCGCCGTCCGCGCCGCCAAGATCAAGCCGGGTGAAAAACTGATCATCGGCAAGCTGGAGTTGTATTGGTGA
- the nadD gene encoding nicotinate-nucleotide adenylyltransferase produces the protein MVRRGLLGGTFDPPHLGHLILAEAARRILDLDEVIFIPAGHPWVKAAMKVTPARHRLAMTRLAAAEVSYAAVSDIEIKRPGPSYTWQTLAELRRLYPKDELYFILGWDNLIALPSWHHPDRIIQSACLAAAPRIGSPRPDLDALDKAVPGLAARTVVMTEPEIDISATSIRERVRRDQAISALVAAPVAAYIAAQGLYRD, from the coding sequence TTGGTGAGAAGGGGCCTTCTGGGCGGCACCTTCGACCCGCCGCATCTGGGGCACCTTATTCTGGCTGAGGCGGCACGGCGGATACTTGACCTTGACGAGGTGATTTTCATACCTGCCGGACATCCCTGGGTGAAAGCGGCGATGAAGGTCACCCCCGCCCGCCACCGGCTGGCGATGACCCGGCTGGCGGCAGCCGAGGTGTCGTATGCCGCGGTCAGCGATATCGAAATCAAACGCCCGGGTCCTTCTTATACCTGGCAAACACTGGCAGAACTCAGGCGGCTGTATCCCAAAGATGAATTGTATTTTATCCTGGGCTGGGATAATCTGATTGCCCTGCCTTCATGGCATCACCCCGACCGTATTATCCAATCCGCCTGTCTGGCCGCGGCGCCGAGAATAGGGTCTCCGAGACCGGACCTGGATGCTCTGGATAAAGCCGTACCCGGTCTGGCAGCCAGGACCGTGGTCATGACCGAACCCGAGATAGATATATCCGCCACATCCATCCGGGAGAGGGTGAGGCGGGACCAGGCGATATCCGCTCTGGTGGCGGCGCCGGTTGCCGCATATATAGCCGCCCAGGGCCTGTACCGGGATTAA
- a CDS encoding DUF2277 domain-containing protein, translating into MCRSIRPLFNYEPPSGDAEIRAAALQYIRKVSGFTEPSAANQAAFDQAVGEVAETTARLLGSLTTKAPPRDRAAEADRARARAALRFSQR; encoded by the coding sequence ATGTGCCGCAGCATCAGGCCGCTTTTCAATTATGAGCCGCCGTCCGGCGACGCCGAAATCCGGGCGGCTGCCCTGCAATATATCAGGAAAGTCTCCGGCTTCACTGAACCTTCAGCCGCCAACCAGGCCGCCTTCGATCAGGCGGTCGGCGAGGTCGCCGAAACCACGGCGCGGCTGCTGGGTTCCCTGACGACCAAAGCCCCGCCCCGCGACCGGGCAGCGGAAGCGGATCGCGCCCGGGCCCGGGCAGCCCTCCGTTTCTCCCAGCGTTAG
- a CDS encoding zinc metallopeptidase, which produces MELWLILFIPPLLFMLYAQWRVSSAFGKYSKIPNDRNMTGLNAARWLLDQNNLQNVQVELSKGKLSDHYDPRVRVLRLSPDVANKASVAALGIVAHEVGHAVQHATAYAPLQVRNALAPAAGLGSNLGGILVFVGIILYAMGTGFGLDIAWIGVALFGAAVVFTMITLPVEFDASARAKAMLRNTGLASVTESSGASAVLSAAALTYVAALLAAVGQLLYYVLILTGGRRD; this is translated from the coding sequence ATGGAACTCTGGTTAATCCTTTTCATACCCCCGCTGCTGTTCATGCTTTACGCCCAGTGGCGGGTGTCCTCAGCCTTCGGCAAGTATTCCAAAATTCCCAATGACCGTAACATGACCGGTCTCAACGCCGCGCGATGGCTCCTGGATCAAAACAATCTGCAGAACGTGCAGGTTGAGCTGTCAAAAGGCAAGTTGTCCGACCATTATGATCCCCGGGTCCGCGTCCTGCGGCTCTCGCCCGATGTTGCCAACAAAGCCTCGGTGGCCGCCCTGGGCATCGTCGCCCATGAGGTCGGTCATGCCGTTCAGCACGCCACGGCCTACGCCCCGCTCCAGGTTAGAAACGCCCTGGCCCCGGCGGCCGGCCTCGGTTCCAACCTCGGGGGCATCCTGGTGTTTGTCGGCATTATTCTTTACGCCATGGGCACCGGCTTCGGGCTCGATATAGCCTGGATCGGCGTCGCCCTGTTCGGCGCCGCGGTGGTTTTCACCATGATCACTCTGCCGGTGGAGTTCGACGCTTCCGCCCGCGCCAAGGCGATGCTGCGCAATACCGGGCTGGCATCTGTCACCGAGTCCAGCGGCGCCAGCGCCGTGTTATCGGCGGCCGCCCTGACTTATGTGGCGGCGCTGCTGGCGGCGGTCGGCCAGCTATTGTATTACGTCCTGATCCTGACCGGCGGCAGGCGCGACTAG
- the pyrF gene encoding orotidine-5'-phosphate decarboxylase gives MLDGRLLASLRASCYHDAVNCLTKLNGAARHNRSCLCVGLDPEPEKLPAGVAVTDFCREIIGATYDLVCAYKPNIAFFEALGPSGWGVLKDVIEAVPRNIPVILDAKRGDIGNTARAYARAAFDELGADAVTVNPYLGRDSIEPFYEYRDKAVFVLCRTSNPGAADFQSIESDGKPLYQIVADKVEDWNKYGNLGLVAGATQPSELKAIRDAHPALPLLIPGVGAQGGSLELAVKYGSSGGGLAVISVSRQVIYASSGTDYSQAARAAALLLRDEINQYLAA, from the coding sequence ATGCTCGACGGCAGGCTTCTTGCCAGCCTCCGGGCATCCTGTTACCATGATGCGGTGAATTGTCTTACCAAGCTCAACGGAGCCGCCCGGCACAACCGCAGCTGCCTTTGCGTCGGTCTGGACCCGGAACCTGAGAAACTGCCGGCCGGTGTCGCGGTGACTGATTTCTGCCGGGAGATCATCGGCGCGACCTATGACCTGGTATGCGCCTATAAGCCCAATATCGCTTTCTTCGAAGCTCTCGGTCCAAGCGGTTGGGGCGTCCTGAAGGACGTCATAGAAGCGGTCCCGCGCAATATCCCGGTCATCCTGGATGCCAAGCGCGGCGATATCGGCAATACCGCCAGGGCTTACGCCCGCGCCGCTTTTGATGAACTGGGCGCCGACGCCGTCACCGTCAATCCTTACCTCGGCCGCGATTCGATTGAGCCATTCTACGAGTACCGCGATAAAGCGGTCTTCGTCCTCTGCCGCACCAGTAATCCCGGCGCCGCCGATTTCCAGTCGATCGAATCTGACGGCAAGCCCCTGTACCAGATCGTCGCCGATAAGGTCGAAGACTGGAATAAGTACGGCAACCTCGGCCTGGTGGCCGGGGCTACCCAACCGTCAGAGCTCAAGGCTATCCGGGACGCCCATCCGGCCCTGCCGCTATTGATACCAGGCGTGGGCGCTCAGGGAGGCTCGCTGGAACTGGCGGTCAAGTACGGTTCCAGCGGCGGCGGTTTGGCGGTCATCAGCGTATCCCGGCAGGTTATCTACGCTTCTTCAGGAACGGACTACTCCCAGGCGGCGCGCGCCGCCGCCCTCCTTCTCCGCGACGAGATAAACCAGTACCTGGCAGCCTAG
- the rpsT gene encoding 30S ribosomal protein S20: MANIKSSKKDIITSAKKAERNKAATSALKTAVRKTEKAIAAKDPAIKEAVTAGQSALDIAAKKGIIHPNAAARKKSRLTKKANAAAK; this comes from the coding sequence TTGGCCAATATCAAGAGTTCCAAAAAAGACATCATCACTTCCGCAAAAAAAGCGGAACGCAACAAAGCCGCCACCAGCGCCCTGAAGACCGCGGTGCGTAAAACTGAGAAAGCCATCGCCGCCAAAGACCCGGCCATCAAAGAAGCGGTAACCGCCGGCCAGAGCGCCCTCGACATCGCCGCCAAAAAAGGCATCATTCACCCCAACGCCGCCGCCCGCAAAAAGAGCCGCCTGACCAAAAAAGCCAACGCCGCTGCCAAATAG